A stretch of DNA from Brevibacterium ihuae:
CCGGCTCTCCCGGGGGAGTGCTCGGTGGGGACCGGTGATCTCAGACTAGACCGGGCCGCGGCGCGATCCGGGGGAGTGCTGTGCCAGTCCCGTCACATGCTCCCATCGATCGGACACACCGTCGGAGAAGAAATTTTTCCTGTGGACGACGGCCCGCTCCCTGGGGACGGGCGGTGGACGGAACGACCTCGCGAACGGGGGTCGGGGCGACCGCCGCGCTCATCGTTCCAGGTGACCGAACCACACCGGTGTGATTCCCCGTCTGTGGACGGGTGTGCACGTCCTGTGCACGTCGTGTGCACAGCGCTCGACACCCTCGGAATGACACTGGTGTAACACACGATCTAGGGGTACTCTCGATCACGAACACAACATCTAGTGGTTGCGTCGGGATCGCGGAGATCACGGCGAACCCGCGAGGATCCGGGGATCGACCGGGTTCCGCTCCGCGAATCGATGTCTTCGGAGGACAGCAGAATGATCACCGTGTACACCAAGCCGGCCTGCGTGCAGTGCACCGCCACCTTCCGCTCCCTCGATGCCAAGGGCGTGGAGTACCGGGCCGTCGACCTCAGCGTCGACCCGAACGCTCTGGACGTGGTCAAGGCCATGGGTTACATGCAGGCACCCGTCGTCGTCACCGCCGACGACCACTGGTCGGGCTTCCGCCCGGACAAGATCGCGACCCTCGGCACGGGACAGGGCGCGGCCTCCGCCATCGCATGAGATGCTCGTCGTCTACTACTCGAGCGGCTCGGAGTACACGCACCGGTTCGCCGGCAAGCTCCGGCACCCGGTCCTCCGGCTGCCGCTGCTGACGCGGTCGGAGACGCTCCACGTCGACGAGCCGTTCGTGCTCATCACTCCCACCTACGGCGCCGGCCCCAACCGGGGGTCGGTGCCCAGGCAGATCATCAAGTTCCTCAACGTCAAGGCCAACCGTGACAATCTCGTCGGGGTCATCGGGGCCGGGAACACGAACTTCGGCGAGAACTACTGCAAGGCGGCCCACATCGTGGCCCGCAAGTGCCAGGTGCCGGTGCTGTACCGGTTCGAGCTCCTCGGCACCGACGACGATGTCGACTCCGTCGACGAAGGATTGGACTCACTGTGTCAACGACTACGCACGACCGCGATCTAGAGGCGATCATCCGCGAGGAGACCGACCTCGACTACCACGCGCTCAATGCGATGCTCAACCTCTACGATGCGGACGGCCGCATCCAGTTCGAGCGCGACAAGCAGGCCGCACGTCAGTTCTTCCTCCAGTACGTCAACA
This window harbors:
- the nrdH gene encoding glutaredoxin-like protein NrdH, with product MITVYTKPACVQCTATFRSLDAKGVEYRAVDLSVDPNALDVVKAMGYMQAPVVVTADDHWSGFRPDKIATLGTGQGAASAIA
- the nrdI gene encoding class Ib ribonucleoside-diphosphate reductase assembly flavoprotein NrdI; its protein translation is MLVVYYSSGSEYTHRFAGKLRHPVLRLPLLTRSETLHVDEPFVLITPTYGAGPNRGSVPRQIIKFLNVKANRDNLVGVIGAGNTNFGENYCKAAHIVARKCQVPVLYRFELLGTDDDVDSVDEGLDSLCQRLRTTAI